The genome window taaaaacactcacaaaatttgagtttgctattcacaagaagcattgtctgatgtgaaccatgcctcgaacaaaagatatctcagaagacctaagattaagaactGTTGACTTGCaaaaagctggaaagggttacaaaatgatctctaaaagccttgatgttcatcagtttacggtaagacaaattgtctataaatggagtaagttcagcactgtttctactctccctaggagtggctgcCTGTAAGAGCACcttgcagaatgctcaatgaggttaagaagaattctagagtgtcagctaaaaacttacagaaatctctggaacatgctaccatctctgttgacaagtctacaatacgtaaaacactaaacaagaatggtgttcatgggaggacaccacggaagaagccactgcggaccaaaaaaaacattgttgcACGTCTGAACTTTTCAAAAGTGTACCTGGATATtctacagcgctactggcaaaatattctgtggacagatgaaactacagttgagttgtttggaaggaacacacaacactatgtgttgaGAAGAAAaatgcacagcacaccaacatcagaacctcatcccaactgtaaagtatggtggagggagcatcatggttttggctgttttgctgcctcagggcctggacagcttgctatcatcaacaggaaaaatgaattcccaagtttatcaagacattttgcaggagaacgtTAGTCTCTGTCCACcagttgaagctcaacagaagttgggtgatgcaacaggacaacaacccaaaacgcagaagtaaatcaacaacagaagaaaatacacctactggagtggcccagtcagagtcctgacttcaacccgattgagatgctgtggcatgacctcaagagagcagttcacaccagacatcacaagaatattgctgaactgaaacagatttgtaaagaggaatggcccaaaattcctcctgatcgttgtgcaggtctgatccgcaacaccagaaaatgtttggttgaggttattgctgccaaaggagggtcaaccagttaaatccaagggttcacatactttttccaccttgcactgtgaatgtttacatggtgtgttcaataaagacgtGAAAAAgtattgtttgtgttattagtttaagcagactgtttgtctattgttgtgacctagatgaagatcaaattTCATGACCAATTAATGCAGAAATCCAGATATTCACATACTACTGCCACTGTACATGTCAGTAGTATAAACACCTGTACAGTTGATTACTGCTCTTTGGGTTGTTAATCAGATTCATCCCACCATTCTTGATTTTCCTTTTCCCCTTCTTACATTTTAATTGTCTAACATTTGTCTGCATTGTTAGGTGCTAGAAACATAAGTATTTTGCTGCACCCGCTAAACTGTGTATGCGACCAAAACTTTGATCACATACTGCAACACCTTTACTACACAGCTGAGCTGGACCTGAAGACTTGTGCTTTCATTTGACAGCAGTGCTTTACAAGGTATCACTGCCCCCCCACCCCAATGTTGTTTTGAAGCCTTTGGAGAGCTAACACTGGATTTCCACTTTGGTAAACCATAAAAAATACATAAGCATGGAATTTAATTCAGATAATTTGTCATCTTATAGATACTTACCCAACTCAAACAATAATCAACCAAACTATAGTATATTACATGTTAAATAACATAAGATGAAACAAATGAAAGTACTTTGAAATGACATAGTTACACTTAACATTGAAGTAAATAGGTGCTCCCTTGGTTAAAACAAATGCAAAGTAAACTGAGAATTTAGTTTTCAGGAACGTTAAAGATTTATCTCATGCTAAAAATATTGACACACTTTTTTAACGTAACATTGGGTAAAGTTTAAGACGAGAATATAATACAACTTACAATACATACATGTTAAAAATGGACCCTTATTCCCGCTGTGGCAAAATCTGGTTGGCTCAGCGCAAAGCTGTAGCAAAGCCACGCATGCTCTGTCAAACCTGTGCTCAATGTCATAAATCACAGTACACTTGTCTGTGTTATTGTGCCGTCTGCCTAGCAAAACCATTGATCCAGGGTTATGTGCTTCAGTTTAGATAAGTCCTGGTGTGTGTGCCTCTCACTGATGCTATTCCAACAACACAACTTACAGGTGTATCCCTCAGTAAGGTGTATCCCTCAGTAAGGTGTATCCCTCAGTAAGGTGTATCCCTCAGTAAGGTGTATCCCTCAGTAAGGTGTATCCCTCAGTAAGGTGTATCCCTCAGTAAGGTGTATCCCTCAGTAAGGTGTATCCCTCAGTAAGGTGTATCCCTCAGTAAGGTGTATCCCTCAGTAAGGTGTATCCCTCAGTAAGCGCTTGCGTAAAAAATTCTGATGACAAAGTGTTTGTGTAAGATATCTGCTCTCCACATTGTGCCTCCCTGCTCTCAACCCTACGGCTCCCCTATCCCTTTCACATTCCCTCACCCTTCCTTTCCCCTCTTTCTTCACCTCCCTCATACTTTCTGTCATCCACCCTACGAGAGTGGATGTTGGAAACATGCAGATCAGTCTAAGTAAGTTTAGGGCACCGTTCTGCATGgctccctacatagtgcaatatttttgaccagggcacacagggctctggtccaaagtagtgcactatatagtgaatagggtgccatttgggtcataACCTATGTATCTAGGCAACCCAATCCATTGAACCCAGCTGATCCTATTCAGTTTGCCTTGAGTGAAATGAAGAGGATTTAATCCAACATGGCATCCAGCTGGTCAGCGAGGTCACCAAACATGTTGCCGATGTCATCCAGAATATTCCCTGCTGCTTTCACTGTGCCACTGCCACtggaatagagagaggagagtgttaacacagtgagtgtgtgtgtgtatatgtgtctgccgcatgtgtgtgtgtcttacccgtCAGTGTAGTCCTGAGCCAGTTTCCTCTCTACATCTTTCAGCGCTTCCTCGAGTGATGTGCTGGTCTCATCCAGCCTCCTCTGAACCAGTACCTCCGAGCAGGCCTTACCAGTCTGGGCCTTTACTGCTCGCCCTACCTGGCCTGGAGGCCCTGAGGTGCGGTAGGATGAAACGGGGGCTGCCTGGGCTGGGGAAGTGAAAACCACACTCTGGACCACATTGAGAGTCACACCAGGGGAACGGGCTGTAGGGGCTGACGTTATGGATGTGCTGCGCTGGGGAAGTCTAGAGACAGTAGCAGGCATCTGGTGATTTACTGGCTTGGATGTTATTGTTTTCTGTGGACTGGCTGGTTTGGTTGATGTTACTAGTTTCTGTGGATTGATTGGTATAGAGTTGGTTGTGCGTGTATTTTGTGGGCTGGCTGGTATATGGATATTTGCCCGTGTCTGTTGACTGGCTGGTCTTGATGAAGTTGTGTGTATTTGTTGATTGGCTGGTATAGGAGTGGTTATATGGTTGTGTGTGCTGCCTAATTTGGACGTTGTTGCTGTCTTCTGTTGACTGCCTGGTTTAGATGTAGTTGTGTGTATCTGTTGACCAGCTGGTTTGAGGGGAGGGCTGGTTGGTTTGGAGGACAGAGGTGGTTTCTGGCCTTTCCCTGTCGATCCTACTCTCTGTAAACTGCGCTCTGACCTCACACCTGCTTCCTCCTCACTCTGTATGTctccgtttgtgtgtgtgtgggagccgTTGGACCGGCTGTGTGTGTgcggctgtgtgtgtgcgtcatcTTCGCTGGGGGTAAAGATctcatccagtgtgtgtgtgtcccggtcTTTGGGCTGACGCCGCCGTTTGACCGTGTCCGACTCTTTGAGGTTGAACTCTGGGACCTCCAGGGACTTTGGGGGCTGCATATTTGGGTCTTCTAGAGAAGCCTGGGGTTGGATTTCAGGCTCTGCCCGGCAACCTGCTCCCAACCTGGGCCGCTGTTTGATGGTGAGGTTGCCCTCCTCCGCGAAGGGGAGGTTCTCACTGGAGCTCCTCTGAAGCGATGTAGAGCTTTCCAATACTGAAccactcttcctccctctctccccctcctcttctgggattctctctatccctccatctctatccctccGCTCGCTCCCCATCCTCCTCAGGCCTTCCAGCCCCAGAGCGGGTACAGGTTTGTGGGAGGCGAGGGTGGGGGTGCGTGGGGAGGGTAACTCTACCCCCTTAGAGGGACTGCCCCTGGGCCCGGACCCCTGTAGCCTGGCTGCGATGCTCCTCACACTGCCTGCACTCTCAGTCTCCACCCCTGGCACCTCCACTGACACTACTGCTGCTCCTCCTGATTCATTGGCCTGGCTGCCACTCACCGAGCTCAACCTCTTAGGTGGCGGTGGGGGCGGGCCTTTGCGGCGAGAGCGCACAGCGAATGTGTGGCTCCGGCTGATGTGGCGTTGGACGGCGGAGGATTGGCTGCGGCCTGGTTTGCGTCCTAGTGTGGCGTACGCGGGCATGGTCACCGGGGGAACGGATTCCTGCGCCGATAACTCATCGTCTTCCGGTTCTCCATCTGACAGGGAATAGTGGGTCAGACTCTGGATGCGTTTCTTAGGGCCCTTAAGCGCCTCTGTGttgaggcctagtcctgggaggggGACAGCTCCAGCATGGGGCTTGGATAGACCACGCTGGCCCAGATCGGTACCTCCTCCCTGGGTGTGGAGGTAACTGAAGGtcctctgtgtgggggaggcctggggagagaaggaggggcgGTGGTGGTGGGTAGGGGACTGGCAGGGTTTGGGTTTACTGGGCACAGCTGGGTAGGCGAAGCGGGGCATCTTGCtgggggtgagaggaggggtgATAGGGGTGATGGGTAGTTTAGTGGGGGGCTGGCGCAGCTGGTCTGACCACAACTCTGTGGGtctctgcatgtctctctctggactccctcctcccccctgtctCGCCCATCTTCCTCCCACTCCCCCCAGGCTCTCGTCTGAGCGACTGTACGCTCCAGCCGATGCCAGAGTCTGTTGGTGAAGCTCTTGGGAATATCCTGAAAAATTCCCAGAATTCCCAGATCCGCGGGAGCGCGTTCCAATGCTCTCCTGGCTGAGCGACATCGGCGACACCACACCCCTCACCACACCTCTCACACCCATCCCAAACCCCCCTatccccacccctcctcctcctgccctgCCCATCATGGCGTTTTGTAGCTCTGTGCTCAGCTCGCTGTCCTGAAAGGAAAGGAGGGGTGACCTGGGAGTGTGGGGGGATGGGGGGCAGCAGTCGGCAGGGGGCTCGGGGGGCTCGATAGCCACCAGCTCCAGAGCCGCGAGGGGTTTACTACACCGTAGCGTGCCGGAGCCATTGGCATGGTGACGAGAACGATGCAGGTCGCATAAACGCTTCACGGCTAACATCAGCTTCTTCtgatgacctgagagagagacaaaataaaTTCAACACAAATTGTAGAAAAAGAACTATGAAAGATAATGATGATAAAAAGTGGTTAAAAGGGTTGATCATTGGTTGTCGACACCAAGGCTGTTATATTGGTGAGGGGGAATGTGTCCgagagctctcacacacacactgctgacagACAGATGACCTTGCTTTGTGTCAGTGCATCTGCAGTGTGTGTCCCCGTGCGTGTGAAAATCCCTTACCCAGTTTAGTGATTCCTATCTCCGATAACTCTTCCCATGTGATATCCTTGACGATGCTGATGGTGTCATAACCGTTCTCACACAGTCTTTTCTGGTACTGAGGGAGACCAATCGCACTCAACCACTCTGACAgctcagactgacagagagaatgagagagagatggagagggaaacaAAGAAACAGCATTTATTCAataagagtgagacagagagagacagagggacagagagacagagggacagagggtgtGCTTCTTGTCCAATGGTTGTACGACAAAACACAGTTACTGCTGATTGTAAAGCTGTACATGAAACACAAAGAACTAATTATTATTAATGAcatagagagagatgtggagtcTATCAAAGGCCTGTTGTTATCAGCCATAAGTGTGTACAGAGTGCAAAGGTCATGTGAAAGTCTCTTACAGGGATGTAGTCAGGTAGCCATTCTGGGATGTTTAGGTTGCCTATCTCCATGGAGATCTTCTTACGGTGGCCTGGCTTGGTCACACCGATAGCTGTCAGGTCCTGGAGAGACACACACCATGTTAGAAAGCCTCATGACTAGGCTGTCAATGATAAAATGACTACAGAACACATTCATCCATGCTCGTTAATTGTGTTGACCTAAAAAGAGGTAAATGTGTTATTAATCAATAAATGTGTGAATGGGGTAATACAATCCAGTGTCTGACCTCTGGGGTCATCCTACTGATAGTAGGCACATCGTATCCTGTTGTAAGGAAGTTAGCAGTGTAGCTCTCCAGCTGGAACTCACACAACCATTGGTAGATGGCCTCAGAGTCCTATAGACAGAGAACAGAAGGTTATCACACATGCACAACCAAACCAcatgaggttggtggcaccttaattggggaggacgggctcttcgtattggctggaacggaataaatggaatggtaattgcactcaaatcaaatcaaatggtttccatgtgtttgataccattccataccactcccctcagcagcctcctgtgacacacgcacacatggacgaacggaccccccccccccatatattCAACTCACCCTGCCCTCAAGGAGCTGATCTGGACGCATGAAGCCACCCTGCTCCCCCGACCGAGTACTACCGCTGACCTGATGACGCAGACCacctgggaaagagagagattcaAAAATCACCAAAATCAATGCACAGAGGCCACGATGGTAGAGCATGGCAACACctggatagtgggtttgatacgggaccacccatatgtaaaaaatgtatgcacgcattacTTTGtccctttggataaaagtgtctgctaaaatggcaTATACATtgagtacaccaaacattaggaacaccttcctaatattgagttacacccccttttgccatcagaacagcctcaagtcGTCtgaacacaatccatgtctcaattgtctcaaggcttaaaaatccttctttaaactgcctcctccctttcatctgcactgattgaagtggatttaacaagtgacatcaataagggatcatagctttcacctggtcagtctatgtcaaggaAAAAGCaggttttcttaattttttgtATACTCAGCGATGTATCACTAACAGCCTACTGTAACAGCAAGCTGAATGAAGGACTGAGGTAAAGCTGTATTATCTTGTAGATCTGTAGGGTCAGTCAGATTACTGCAGCTCACTGAAGAATGCATCTTCAccattcctctctgtctctccctctttcacctgGGGCAATGGTTTGATCCCAACCTCTCTCCTTCATTACAAACATGTCAGGGCCCCatcccccccttctccctccagaGGTGAAGAAAGCACCTGAGAGAGAGGTATTTGGCCCAGAGGGTATAGAGGCccatgtgtttgtgtctgtacGCACCTCATCAACCATCAACCCCTACATCCAAAACACACTCATGCTTCTACTCACAAGGCTGACAaaaacagagacatagagagagcgcaacagtgagagagcgagagagacagaaaaagctGGAAACAGGGAGAGCTAGAGTACAGGGCATACATTCAGCACACACAGCTTGTATGGACATATCAATGCCATAGGTATACACTGTATCTGGAAGCTAGGCCTAAGCTGAGTAGTGTAGCAGTGAAGTGGAACACAGCGATCACACAGAGTACAGTGAATCACACCTTTATCTGTTTATAAGAATGCTGCCTGAACAGCACACACCTGTCATGTTTCACATCTACTGGTTCTGAAAACAGAACATGACGCTTGAATGAAAGGAACTACAGTGCAGAACTGACTGAATAGGACATGGTCTGTGCCAGTCTTACACATAGACATGACCATACCCACACTAAAAATGTTGCTGTAAACTTACATCAATGTTACACAGTTATCTACTGGAATGATATTTTACAGTACTGTAAAGAGCAATGCATTATGGGGCTCTGGGGCTCAATGGCACAACAACACCGTATCCTAATTATCCAGCACTGTTTCACCACAAAAACCCGGAGTAAATACATATTCACCGCAGAACAGCAGAAAAAAAATGCTCAGGTGAAgaagtaaacaaacaaaacacactttGGTAAACAAAACTCTATGGGTCCATACTTAAGAACATTAGAAAAAAGGTTAAGATTAAACTTTTTCTCCGTTTAAAATGCGCATCTAACAATTCAAATCGTCGACGTAGTTGCACGTGATAAAACGCTACatagctgttcccattacataacctgTCACAGTTAGCATGATGCTAACCTGACCAGGTGGCAGTGATTATGTCCGGTAACAAATTCTGCATCAGCCAATTACAAATTTTGACGTAGACGGACACGACAGAAGACTTGTCAAATGGCACCGACACACACATTTCTACTGGACCAATAACTCACAGTGTAGCGAGTCTGGCGCATGATCTTTTTGCCGTAAGTTTGAATCCCCGGTGAGATATAGCTTTATCCTTTGAAATGTAGAATTACATTTATTTTCATAGTTTGTTGAAAAATGGAAGTGCAGCCAAAACCTTGTATATAATTATATTTAATGAGGAGCTTCTTGGAGTCCCTCTTGTAGACCGATACCTACAGAGGTGTAACGGTAGAACTGCCGGAGAGCACCAGAGCAATACTCTGTCACTTCTCAGAATGCTGGTCTTTATTAAAgtttagatcaaagctgaatacATGTCTCGCAATAACTTCATGATTAATTTGTATTCTACCAAGGCCGAACACACCGAATATAATAGCATAGTGTAACGTTATTGTTAGACTAAAAACACCACTTCATTTCTTATGTAGGCTACACTTACATGTAAAACGTTTTATATGCATTATTAAATTAATCCACTTCGTCACATATGCGTTATTTGAATCGAGCATCAAGGaccagcagtgaacagttttttcCTTAATAAACAAGCTGGACGCGAAGGGGCCTCGAACCCacgtctggtgtggatggacaaaatcaataTGCCTTCGATGGCGCGTTCCCGGTCTACTCAGCATGTTACTGTACCCCGAAGATACAGTCAATCACCTTAGCGGCATACGCCATCCAGTAGCGATGGTATTAGTGGTACATGGCAGATATTTGAGTAacttaaatgttgtgttgatctCCTTTATGTTTTTCCAGTAAAAGCACATGGATGTGTGTTATGCAAAAATGTGCGACTTTTGTCATATATGCGAGAACATGCCTTTCGAATTGTGTCTAATGCTAGTAGCCTAGTCAAGGATGCATCTTGCAATATTGGGACTAAACTTTATAGTAAACCTTGAATGTGGAGGTTTAAAATATCCCTCTGGTCCAAATATCCCTCTGGACCAAATTGACCTATTTTAAGAAATGCCATTGGTTGGTGGATATAAAGTCTAAGATCTTTGATCGGCTGATGAGGAATTTGTTACAGCATAGGGCTAAATGAGCCAGACAGCTAACATGTGGCGTTGTATCACGTGCATCTCAAACTTTGAATAATGTTCGCAAGTATGGACCTCATGTATTTAGCTACAATAATGAAGGTTAGCGGTTTTCGTCATTTAATAttttggaggcagctctgcagagttgtcacgagctggcacagccacaaaatcTAATTtgaaaactaaccctaaccacactgctaaccctaaccttaaattatgaCCAAAAAGcgatttttgttttcatacatttttacaatatagccaatttttacTTTAaaagctggcccatctagcggatatcgctcagttctgcctccaggacaagactcatcccaataaacgtcaacctgccaaAATAACCTTATCTTCTAACTTGCTACATTTAGACTGAAAATAGAGATGAAACCTTTTCACCCTGGCTCTCTGACAGACTACATTTGGGGTTGTTTTTTCCTGTTTCTCCAGGTTGTTTAGGTTAAACAACACACAATGGTAAATGTCTCCAGTAAAATTCTAATCACACTAAAATAAGAGTAATTAATAGCTGAAGAGATTGCAGATAATAACAAGGAATAGCCTGGAGAACTAAGTCTTACCCCTCTGGAACAAGGAAAGTGGTGGAGCTCCTGTCTTTTTGCACCTCATCTCTCTGCCTCTGTGAAACTGAGTCAcaaacatctctctctcatctggctTCTGTTATTCTCTTTCAACCCATCTCCAATGTCTCCCTCTACtctgactctctcgctctctctcacacacagactatgttttgttattctctctcactgtctttgtctgtctcctcccctttctctcttaaccactcactctctctgtcctgttgAAGTCTTTCtgttgtggtctctctccccatcccttcctcctcccttccaGGTCAGGAGCAGCTGATAGAGGTTTGTTCAGGCCTTACTCAGCAGAACACCGTAAGCTGACAGAATACCTGTATCTCTCTTTCCTCTTGTCCTATCCCGAACCCACAGATGAGACCAAAGACTCACTGTGTCTCTTTTTATTGCTTCTGTAGAGAGCTGAGCTTCTGTCCCTGTCCCAAAtggtaacctattccctatatagtgcactacttttgaccagagacctatgggcatgccatttgggactcaacctcTGTCTTTTATGTTTTGTAGTGAGGTGAGCTGGAGCTGAAATCTCCTCATGTATTTTATTGGTTTATAGTGAGGAGATCCGTTGTCTATATTGGTTTGTGGAGAGGTAAGTTTCTGTGTTTATCGGCTGTGTGGAAAGCTGGTTTATGAATTGTTGATGTAGAGGGGTAAGCACTGTATTTCTTTCTCATTTCCCCACTGCCCTGTGGCTGTagctagctactataggcctGGCCTGGGCTAGAAGGTGGATCGTCTGACCTCGTAGACTGAATACAGCTAGTTTGACAAAAAGGCATACAGAATATACTGCATCTACTGAAAATTACAGACAAAATGTCTGTGGGGTTGGCATGGGCAAATGCTGAGTAAAAATAGAGAAAGAGTTGAAGGGAAAgggaagagatgagaggagggtagAGCAGAAGGGTAAGTAGTGTAAAGTAGGGTtgtggtcaattccatttcaattcagaaagtaaatcaAATTCCAATTCTAATTCCAAATGTTGCTAATTGAAAAGTATTcaagagaattggaatttcagtgtacttccggaattgaaatggaattgaccctaaccctggtgCACAGTAGTGTAACTAACCTGTAGTTCCATCAGGTTGTTTGCTGTGGGCTGGTCCTACTGAGCGAAACTGCTGTTCTGAttcaccagcagagggagccagcTACACACAGAAAGAGGAAGATCTTGTTCAGCTATTTGTGGTCCATATATGACTGTTAATAAGGTGAATATACTTTCTAAACATTTTCCTGCAACCAAGTGTAACCTTTAGTTCAGCTAGTGATATCTATAACATTTCAAAAATAATTGCCAGCTCACTGTGCTCACCTTGGCCATGTAGGAACCCAATGTGGCTGTGGTTTGGCGAGTGTGTGACCCGTTCTGTCCAAAGCTGTTCTCGGAGCTCTGCCCACTGCCAGCACTACGACTGCTGCCCACACTACCTGCACTGCTGCCTGCACTGCCAACACTGTTCCTGTCTCCTGctagagggagaatgagagagcgagagagagagggagggagtataaCATTGTGGCAAAGTTTGCTTCTATGGGCACTGTCACCCCtcgtcagggagggagagaaaggaagacagaaagagaggatcAGTGGAGAAGTGTACAGTACAAGATTGGGTCAAGATCAGGGAATCAGCTGGGAATGGACACTTGGACTGGACACTTGGACAGGACACTTGGAGGGGAACAGGTCAGCAGCATGGGTCTTTAGGTGGGGATGGAGGCATTAATTTGGACTTTGAGGGGAAGAGGGTGGTACATCTAGCAGAGTGGGTAAACAGAGGGGCACGGGGTAGTCTGGGTAATTGGGTAGCTGGGTACACACACTCTTACCAGTGTGAGAGTTCCTGAGGACCCATATGTCCTCACTGGGGCTAGCTGGACTAGCTGGGGCTGAAAGGAGACTGCCAGGTGTACAGGTACCTAACAAAAACACATACTGTAAGCCAGGGCTGGTGGAGGTGTGCTGGGGAGTGGGGGCCATGGGGGAGAGCGAGGTCAGAGGACTCCAGGGTGACTCTCAGCGGGTATGGAGTAGGGGTGGGGGTATTGGGGGATTGTCAGGGCCCCAATGGAAACAATAGGCCACTTTGTTTCCACAGAATTGACTTAGTGGATGGAGAGAAGTAGTAGAGATCGAGAACATCTGTAAATAACTGTCACCTATTTTAGATTTAGTCTTTATGATTAAAATACCTTTTAGTCTTAGTCCCATTTCACCCTTCTTAGTTTTAGTTATCAGTCGACTAAAACTCTGGACAATTTTAGTCTAGTTTTAGTCAGTAATTTCTGTCCTATTTTAGGCATTGTAGATTTCACACAAACCTCTAACTTAACTTCCAACATGCACATAATAGCTTCCACTCCCTTAGTCACAGCCATTTTAGTAAATTCatggtcagtgatttattttctaTTAAATGATTAATATTTAGGTTACGTCTAACTTCCATCATGTGCTCATTCAGATAGCCTTATCCAACTAGGCCTACTATCCCCTTGTATACCTTAGCTGGCAACATTGATATTGTGGCAGATTGTAACCAATGCCAGCCATAATTAACCATATACTTTAAAGCCTTGGctacaggttaaacaatttacagCTCAGATTTTTTCCCCATCATAACTGTCATGGGGGTAAATAACATTGGTTTCCTTGAAAAGGGGATAATTTGATCTTTCAAGAAATGCCAGAAGTATTACTGTACTCCTAATATCCAACAAATAGCATTTGTTTTTCCCATAGGAAAAAAGCAACCGCAACTCGCATTTGTGGACGGCGAGAAACCGCATCTGAATGAATAACAGTGCCCGTAGGAAAGTAGAGCTTCTGAAGTGATCAAAGCAAAAATAGCCTACATGAAAGTAAGATAGAGAGTAAACATGATTGTTTCTAGTTGAGGTTAGTTACAAGTCAAGTGTCCTGGCTTTGCATCAGTTCAAAAGATTTAGGGTTGACTGAAGAGAACGCCTGGGAGCTGTGTGGGAGAGCCGTGCAGATCAGCTCAATCAAATCAGATGTCAATTCTGCCAATGAGAGGATTGCATTCAATGATTGGGTAAAACAGATGAAAAAGAGCTTCATGTCAAATTAAATGCCCATTAGTCTCACGTGTAATTATTGTCTCGTCACATTTTCGGTGACTTAAATGAAAAGTAATTTGTAATAGTTAGTGGTTTTTCCAGGGCATTTCTTCTCATAATCGTCATAGTTTTAGTCAGGAAATATTGGTAGTTga of Salmo salar chromosome ssa01, Ssal_v3.1, whole genome shotgun sequence contains these proteins:
- the LOC106612187 gene encoding caskin-2 isoform X4; this encodes MGKEQDFLVAVKSGDILLAHKLLAKVKYNKNKLLSSTKRLNINYQDSDGFSALHHAALTGTTELLSLLLEAQATVDIKDTNGMRPLHYAAWQGKADSVLLLLRAGASVNTPSQDGQIPLHLSAQYGHYQVSEMLLQHQSNPCLLNKANKTPLDLACEFGRLKVAQLLLSSNMVVALLEGEGLDGLDSASSNTPLHLAARNGHKDIIRLLLKAGIDINRATKAGTSLHEAALYGKTEVVHLLLDAGIDVNLCNTYNQTALDNVNQFTTSSASKDIKILLREALGSLQVRAVKDYWNLHDPTALNLRAGDLIMVLEQHMDGRWKGYIHDNQRGTDRIGYFPPSVVEVISRRAGGTLSRQVSLPSQRQQHFLSRAPPTSIGPTPQTDDSYTLYYDHAGDRNSVGSAGSSAGSVGSSRSAGSGQSSENSFGQNGSHTRQTTATLGSYMAKLAPSAGESEQQFRSVGPAHSKQPDGTTGGLRHQVSGSTRSGEQGGFMRPDQLLEGRDSEAIYQWLCEFQLESYTANFLTTGYDVPTISRMTPEDLTAIGVTKPGHRKKISMEIGNLNIPEWLPDYIPSELSEWLSAIGLPQYQKRLCENGYDTISIVKDITWEELSEIGITKLGHQKKLMLAVKRLCDLHRSRHHANGSGTLRCSKPLAALELVAIEPPEPPADCCPPSPHTPRSPLLSFQDSELSTELQNAMMGRAGGGGVGIGGFGMGVRGVVRGVVSPMSLSQESIGTRSRGSGNSGNFSGYSQELHQQTLASAGAYSRSDESLGGVGGRWARQGGGGSPERDMQRPTELWSDQLRQPPTKLPITPITPPLTPSKMPRFAYPAVPSKPKPCQSPTHHHRPSFSPQASPTQRTFSYLHTQGGGTDLGQRGLSKPHAGAVPLPGLGLNTEALKGPKKRIQSLTHYSLSDGEPEDDELSAQESVPPVTMPAYATLGRKPGRSQSSAVQRHISRSHTFAVRSRRKGPPPPPPKRLSSVSGSQANESGGAAVVSVEVPGVETESAGSVRSIAARLQGSGPRGSPSKGVELPSPRTPTLASHKPVPALGLEGLRRMGSERRDRDGGIERIPEEEGERGRKSGSVLESSTSLQRSSSENLPFAEEGNLTIKQRPRLGAGCRAEPEIQPQASLEDPNMQPPKSLEVPEFNLKESDTVKRRRQPKDRDTHTLDEIFTPSEDDAHTQPHTHSRSNGSHTHTNGDIQSEEEAGVRSERSLQRVGSTGKGQKPPLSSKPTSPPLKPAGQQIHTTTSKPGSQQKTATTSKLGSTHNHITTPIPANQQIHTTSSRPASQQTRANIHIPASPQNTRTTNSIPINPQKLVTSTKPASPQKTITSKPVNHQMPATVSRLPQRSTSITSAPTARSPGVTLNVVQSVVFTSPAQAAPVSSYRTSGPPGQVGRAVKAQTGKACSEVLVQRRLDETSTSLEEALKDVERKLAQDYTDGGSGTVKAAGNILDDIGNMFGDLADQLDAMLD